A stretch of the Arachis stenosperma cultivar V10309 chromosome 6, arast.V10309.gnm1.PFL2, whole genome shotgun sequence genome encodes the following:
- the LOC130935031 gene encoding LEAF RUST 10 DISEASE-RESISTANCE LOCUS RECEPTOR-LIKE PROTEIN KINASE-like 2.1 isoform X1 has translation MIFYLFINSQKWKNQNKQQLTRTTMQTQASFPCSLITQKIVSLLFTILLLFEQPSTAKKHHSPCPPSSCGQIRNITYPFRLKGDPSHCGNKRYELECDSNNATVLTLFSGNYHVHHIDYKNYSIKLSDAGLSDNANCSFIPRNFLYDSSFKFAVGPDDFGSQPFTLNNFDPDTVDTFDPSRVAYFNCTDAVTDDAAYVKVDITASRCSALGLGHVYVMVGASYSVTEIKVGCSLMVATFTDKVPAEIGEGNNNVSYEEIRKVVGEGFSVSWLPAVCEEKCGKKTNCKVVNVSTGEVQCDRRYCHYAYHTTDKCGIAEQAIGYARAYLRGIVFGLGSRITFSTRNLGNPVGLEYFDGGIFIGRNIIPVILVTRYVLGVVVLLSVLIYIWRRRHWSIYGNIEHFLLDSNLNPIRYEYNEIKKMSGGFKVKLGKGGFGAVYKGKLRSGPDVAIKMLNESNANGQDFINDVATIGRIHHVNVVRLVGYCVEKKKRALVYEFMPNGSLDKYIFAKEGTVPLSYEKMYEISLGVARGIAYLHQGCDMQILHFDIKPHNILLDDNFVPKVSDFGLAKLYPVDDSTVTLTAARGTLGYMAPELFYKNIGGVSYKADVYSFGMLLMEMASRRRNSNPNADESSQFYFPFWIHDQLYEEREIEIEDASEEEKSLVKKMFLVALWCIQLKPSDRPSMNKVVEMLEGDNDGSLALPPKPSFYSHEASRYVKEVNSSQASSSSMNSSGTSYLGETTTDYSMEDDD, from the exons atgatattttatttatttataaactcCCAAAAAtggaaaaaccaaaataaacaGCAGCTCACAAGAACGACAATGCAAACCCAAGCATCATTCCCCTGCTCTTTAATCACACAAAAAATTGTATCACTCCTTTTCACAATCCTCCTCCTTTTCGAACAACCATCCACCGCCAAGAAGCACCACTCGCCATGTCCCCCTTCTTCCTGCGGCCAAATCCGCAACATAACCTACCCATTCCGACTCAAAGGCGACCCAAGCCACTGCGGCAACAAAAGGTACGAACTCGAATGCGATAGCAACAACGCCACAGTGCTAACTCTCTTCTCAGGTAACTACCACGTGCACCACATCGATTACAAGAATTACAGCATCAAGTTGAGTGATGCGGGTCTCAGCGACAACGCTAATTGTTCATTTATCCCTCGCAATTTCTTATATGACAGCAGTTTCAAGTTCGCCGTCGGCCCCGACGATTTCGGATCGCAACCGTTCACTTTAAACAATTTCGATCCAGATACAGTAGACACTTTCGATCCATCAAGAGTAGCGTATTTTAACTGCACCGATGCAGTAACTGACGACGCTGCCTATGTGAAGGTAGATATAACCGCAAGTCGTTGTAGTGCCTTGGGCTTAGGGCATGTGTATGTAATGGTGGGAGCATCGTACAGTGTGACTGAAATCAAGGTTGGGTGCAGTTTGATGGTGGCTACGTTTACGGATAAGGTTCCGGCGGAGATCGGAGAAGGGAATAACAACGTTTCTTATGAGGAGATCCGGAAGGTGGTTGGCGAAGGGTTTAGCGTCTCTTGGTTGCCGGCGGTTTGCGAGGAGAAGTGTGGAAAGAAGACAAATTGCAAGGTGGTCAATGTTTCGACTGGAGAAGTCCAATGTGACAGGCGCTATTGCCACTACGCTTACCATACAACCGATAAGTGCG GAATTGCAGAACAGGCTATCGGTTATGCTCGAG CTTATCTCAGAGGCATTGTATTTG GATTAGGAAGTAGAATAACATTCAGCACAAGAAACCTGGGCAACCCAGTTGGGCTGGAATATTTTGATGGGGGAATATTCATTGGTAGAAATATTATACCAGTAATACTTGTAACTAGATACGTACTAGGAGTTGTAGTTCTACTTTCAGTATTGATCTACATATGGCGACGAAGACATTGGTCAATATATGGAAacattgaacattttttgctaGACAGCAATCTAAATCCCATAAGGTATGAATACAATGAAATCAAGAAAATGAGTGGTGGTTTCAAAGTGAAATTGGGTAAAGGTGGCTTTGGGGCTGTATACAAAGGAAAACTTCGTAGTGGTCCTGATGTAGCGATAAAGATGTTGAACGAATCCAATGCTAATGGCCAAGACTTCATCAACGACGTTGCTACAATTGGAAGAATACATCATGTTAATGTGGTACGTCTTGTTGGATATTGTGTCGAGAAGAAAAAGCGTGCTCTGGTGTATGAATTCATGCCTAATGGATCATTGGATAAATACATTTTCGCCAAGGAAGGGACTGTGCCTTTGAGTTACGAGAAGATGTATGAAATATCTCTTGGAGTGGCTCGTGGAATTGCGTATTTACATCAAGGTTGTGATATGCAAATTCTACATTTTGATATCAAGCCGCATAATATTCTTCTAGATGACAACTTCGTCCCAAAGGTATCTGATTTTGGACTTGCGAAGCTATATCCCGTGGATGATAGCACTGTCACTTTGACTGCAGCAAGAGGAACTTTAGGCTACATGGCTCCGGAGTTGTTCTACAAAAACATTGGAGGAGTATCTTATAAGGCTGATGTCTATAGTTTTGGAATGCTTTTGATGGAAATGGCAAGTAGGAGGAGGAATTCAAATCCTAATGCCGATGAATCAAGCCAATTTTACTTCCCATTTTGGATACATGATCAGCTTTATGAAGAGAGAGAGATTGAAATCGAAGATGCCTCAGAGGAGGAAAAGAGTCTAGTTAAAAAGATGTTCTTAGTTGCACTTTGGTGCATACAACTAAAGCCTAGTGATCGTCCTTCGATGAACAAGGTAGTAGAGATGCTGGAAGGGGATAACGACGGCAGTCTTGCATTGCCTCCAAAGCCTTCTTTCTATTCACATGAAGCTTCTAGATATGTTAAGGAGGTCAATTCCAGCCAAGCGTCGAGCTCGAGCATGAATTCCTCTGGTACTAGTTATCTTGGTGAAACCACAACTGACTATTCAATGGAGGA
- the LOC130935031 gene encoding rust resistance kinase Lr10-like isoform X2, whose protein sequence is MVGASYSVTEIKVGCSLMVATFTDKVPAEIGEGNNNVSYEEIRKVVGEGFSVSWLPAVCEEKCGKKTNCKVVNVSTGEVQCDRRYCHYAYHTTDKCGIAEQAIGYARAYLRGIVFGLGSRITFSTRNLGNPVGLEYFDGGIFIGRNIIPVILVTRYVLGVVVLLSVLIYIWRRRHWSIYGNIEHFLLDSNLNPIRYEYNEIKKMSGGFKVKLGKGGFGAVYKGKLRSGPDVAIKMLNESNANGQDFINDVATIGRIHHVNVVRLVGYCVEKKKRALVYEFMPNGSLDKYIFAKEGTVPLSYEKMYEISLGVARGIAYLHQGCDMQILHFDIKPHNILLDDNFVPKVSDFGLAKLYPVDDSTVTLTAARGTLGYMAPELFYKNIGGVSYKADVYSFGMLLMEMASRRRNSNPNADESSQFYFPFWIHDQLYEEREIEIEDASEEEKSLVKKMFLVALWCIQLKPSDRPSMNKVVEMLEGDNDGSLALPPKPSFYSHEASRYVKEVNSSQASSSSMNSSGTSYLGETTTDYSMEDDD, encoded by the exons ATGGTGGGAGCATCGTACAGTGTGACTGAAATCAAGGTTGGGTGCAGTTTGATGGTGGCTACGTTTACGGATAAGGTTCCGGCGGAGATCGGAGAAGGGAATAACAACGTTTCTTATGAGGAGATCCGGAAGGTGGTTGGCGAAGGGTTTAGCGTCTCTTGGTTGCCGGCGGTTTGCGAGGAGAAGTGTGGAAAGAAGACAAATTGCAAGGTGGTCAATGTTTCGACTGGAGAAGTCCAATGTGACAGGCGCTATTGCCACTACGCTTACCATACAACCGATAAGTGCG GAATTGCAGAACAGGCTATCGGTTATGCTCGAG CTTATCTCAGAGGCATTGTATTTG GATTAGGAAGTAGAATAACATTCAGCACAAGAAACCTGGGCAACCCAGTTGGGCTGGAATATTTTGATGGGGGAATATTCATTGGTAGAAATATTATACCAGTAATACTTGTAACTAGATACGTACTAGGAGTTGTAGTTCTACTTTCAGTATTGATCTACATATGGCGACGAAGACATTGGTCAATATATGGAAacattgaacattttttgctaGACAGCAATCTAAATCCCATAAGGTATGAATACAATGAAATCAAGAAAATGAGTGGTGGTTTCAAAGTGAAATTGGGTAAAGGTGGCTTTGGGGCTGTATACAAAGGAAAACTTCGTAGTGGTCCTGATGTAGCGATAAAGATGTTGAACGAATCCAATGCTAATGGCCAAGACTTCATCAACGACGTTGCTACAATTGGAAGAATACATCATGTTAATGTGGTACGTCTTGTTGGATATTGTGTCGAGAAGAAAAAGCGTGCTCTGGTGTATGAATTCATGCCTAATGGATCATTGGATAAATACATTTTCGCCAAGGAAGGGACTGTGCCTTTGAGTTACGAGAAGATGTATGAAATATCTCTTGGAGTGGCTCGTGGAATTGCGTATTTACATCAAGGTTGTGATATGCAAATTCTACATTTTGATATCAAGCCGCATAATATTCTTCTAGATGACAACTTCGTCCCAAAGGTATCTGATTTTGGACTTGCGAAGCTATATCCCGTGGATGATAGCACTGTCACTTTGACTGCAGCAAGAGGAACTTTAGGCTACATGGCTCCGGAGTTGTTCTACAAAAACATTGGAGGAGTATCTTATAAGGCTGATGTCTATAGTTTTGGAATGCTTTTGATGGAAATGGCAAGTAGGAGGAGGAATTCAAATCCTAATGCCGATGAATCAAGCCAATTTTACTTCCCATTTTGGATACATGATCAGCTTTATGAAGAGAGAGAGATTGAAATCGAAGATGCCTCAGAGGAGGAAAAGAGTCTAGTTAAAAAGATGTTCTTAGTTGCACTTTGGTGCATACAACTAAAGCCTAGTGATCGTCCTTCGATGAACAAGGTAGTAGAGATGCTGGAAGGGGATAACGACGGCAGTCTTGCATTGCCTCCAAAGCCTTCTTTCTATTCACATGAAGCTTCTAGATATGTTAAGGAGGTCAATTCCAGCCAAGCGTCGAGCTCGAGCATGAATTCCTCTGGTACTAGTTATCTTGGTGAAACCACAACTGACTATTCAATGGAGGA